One segment of Syngnathus scovelli strain Florida chromosome 6, RoL_Ssco_1.2, whole genome shotgun sequence DNA contains the following:
- the LOC125970771 gene encoding RNA-binding protein 12 isoform X2 yields MELVEPILGLCSELNKMGQTAKSNKALCQQVADRVRTLEMMVLSIKQRPDSVSPDVRTALIELTRSLEDATDLMRKLSKTNVVSKVLNSSINESKFQEVGQKLSQDLQVLSMALQISHGDTLREGLRNIMAEHRAIRARSLAPLHHMPVVQVTQANQGPGGAEAPGGDAGSCGGDEGLRALDGGATEDSTALVAKMLLSSMTRVKPLLGMETEEPGTPLAKLPESKAPVPASPTTTSALLEAQGSTSNSSRQSPILLPPSFPEPTLMSPVPMHTVSSMPKSQGAPTHGSMSYSSGQSPIRMPEPTLMSPDPRPMVSPMPMVSPMPMMSPMPTVSPRPMMSPMPMMSPMPMMSPMPMMSPRPMMSPMPMMSPMPMMSPMPMMSAMPMMSPVQTVSPMVPPPVPSFPYSYAPAPAEMSFNSMAMAYQQRANNMMNTVINYNNYNNYNYRNILKLARAFSSAQEDCLDLDL; encoded by the exons ATGGAG TTGGTGGAACCTATCTTGGGTTTGTGCAGCGAGCTGAACAAAATGGGGCAGACGGCCAAGTCCAACAAGGCCCTGTGCCAGCAAGTGGCCGACCGCGTgcgcaccttggagatgatggtGCTGAGCATCAAGCAGCGGCCCGACAGCGTCTCGCCCGATGTCAGAACCGCCCTGATCGAGCTGACCCGCAGTCTGGAGGACGCCACCGACCTCATGAGGAAACTTTCCAAAACCAACGTCGTGTCCAAGGTGTTAAACTCCAGCATCAACGAGTCCAAGTTCCAGGAAGTCGGTCAGAAGCTGAGCCAAGACCTGCAGGTGCTGTCCATGGCTCTGCAGATCAGCCACGGCGACACCCTCAGAGAGGGCCTGAGGAACATCATGGCGGAACACAGGGCGATCAGGGCCCGGAGCCTCGCACCGCTCCATCACATGCCCGTCGTGCAGGTGACCCAAGCCAACCAGGGTCCGGGCGGCGCTGAGGCTCCAGGCGGCGACGCAGgttcgtgcggcggcgacgaggGTCTGAGAGCCTTGGACGGCGGCGCGACCGAAGATTCTACAGCACTTGTTGCCAAGATGCTATTGTCCTCCATGACAAGGGTCAAGCCGCTTCTTGGCATGGAGACCGAGGAGCCCGGTACACCTCTGGCCAAATTGCCAGAGAGCAAGGCACCCGTACCAGCGTCACCTACTACCACTAGCGCCTTACTCGAGGCACAGGGTTCCACATCAAACAGCTCCAGGCAGTCACCCATCCTCTTGCCACCCTCCTTTCCGGAACCCACTCTGATGTCACCGGTCCCCATGCACACGGTGTCCTCCATGCCCAAGTCACAGGGCGCCCCGACACACGGTTCCATGTCATACAGCTCCGGGCAGTCACCCATCCGCATGCCAGAACCCACTCTGATGTCACCGGACCCCAGGCCCATGGTGTCCCCCATGCCCATGGTGTCCCCCATGCCCATGATGTCCCCCATGCCCACGGTGTCCCCCAGGCCCATGATGTCCCCCATGCCCATGATGTCCCCCATGCCCATGATGTCCCCCATGCCCATGATGTCCCCCAGGCCCATGATGTCCCCCATGCCCATGATGTCCCCCATGCCCATGATGTCCCCCATGCCCATGATGTCCGCCATGCCCATGATGTCACCCGTCCAGACGGTATCCCCCATGGTGCCCCCCCCCGTCCCCAGCTTCCCCTACTCCTATGCGCCCGCACCCGCTGAGATGAGCTTCAATTCTATGGCGATGGCGTACCAGCAGCGCGCCAACAACATGATGAACACTGTCATAAACTACAACAACTACAACAactacaactatcgaaacatccTCAAGCTGGCACGAGCTTTTTCCTCAGCGCAAGAAGACTGCTTGGATCTAGACCTCTGA
- the rfwd3 gene encoding E3 ubiquitin-protein ligase rfwd3.S isoform X2 — protein MELDPLQRSAAAPSIMSDSGSSTEVDEEDDAGGEGEARVAVPLTLPATWAFSQRRAGQGSAATQSSPVRRRLRHAIRVHYSSQTATLPRGFPNFVLRAPAAAAVQPSSSTEASESDEEEPGGVAPAPPAHPRLDGPAADGQREGGDDGAPAAQPPPAVPTFQSEEGDGNTCSICFEAWTAVGDHRVAALRCGHLFGFTCIQKWLASQRAAAKCPQCNKKAKRSDIVMLYTPKLKAVDNSHHESLKRALEEEQSRRRKAELESAQCKLKLQMITTKYGQAQQELQEIRAQMAQGGGATAASAAVPASSSSSSHLMAPYKYSQAVVVSANGGCRVVAHCEALNCLLVSQPSARAVLLPGWGVKKVSLHNSRHSQYIPIHSAHIRALSFNRQNDGLLLSASLDSTLKITSMPSNAVVQTYNAGKPVWSCCWCLDKPNYVYAGLNNGSVLLYDIRDTSTHVQELQPLRSRAPVVSLCYVPRAASSAFPCGGLIAGTLEGGVFWEQLDDNTYKPHSLPLEAGGCTGIQVETESRHCLVTYRAGRLNPMVRCVLMALTRTPQQDAGEPPGCSCSPVQTFSVGPCCKLLTKNAIFPGPHGSGALVCAGNEATRCTMVWEASSGALLQKIPSDLPVLDISPFAVNGEHFLGTLTEKIVKLYKWK, from the exons ATGGAGTTGGACCCCCTCCAGCGCAGCGCCGCCGCTCCCTCCATCATGTCCGACTCTGGCAGCAGCACGGAAGTGGACGAGGAAGACGACGCGGGTGGCGAGGGGGAGGCCCGAGTGGCGGTCCCGCTCACACTTCCAGCCACCTGGGCCTTCAGTCAGAGGAGGGCGGGCCAAGGGAGCGCCGCTACACAGTCGTCGCCCGTGCGGAGGCGGCTTCG GCACGCCATCCGGGTGCACTACTCCAGCCAGACGGCCACGCTCCCTAGAGGCTTCCCCAACTTTGTGCTGCGAgcacccgccgccgccgccgtccagCCCTCCAGCAGCACCGAGGCGAGCGAGTCTGACGAAGAAGAGCCCGGCGGGGTGGCCCCGGCCCCTCCGGCTCACCCGCGTCTCGACGGCCCTG CCGCAGACGGCCAGAGAGAAGGAGGAGACGACGGAGCTCCCGCAGCACAG CCGCCCCCCGCCGTGCCAACGTTCCAAAGCGAGGAGGGCGACGGCAACACGTGCAGCATCTGCTTCGAGGCCTGGACGGCGGTGGGTGACCACCGCGTGGCCGCCCTGCGCTGCGGACATCTCTTTGGCTTCACCTGCATCCAGAAGTGGTTGGCCTCGCAGCGCGCCGCCGCCAAATGTCCGCAG TGCAACAAGAAGGCCAAGCGCTCAGATATCGTGATGCTCTACACGCCCAAGTTGAAAGCCGTGGACAACAGCCACCACGAGAGCCTCAAGAG ggctcttgaGGAGGAGCAGTCTCGACGGAGGAAGGCCGAGTTAGAATCGGCCCAGTGCAAACTCAAGCTTCAGATGATCACCACCAAGTatggtcaagctcaacaggagcTGCAG GAGATCCGAGCTCAGATGGCTCAAGGCGGTGGCGCCACTGCCGCCTCTGCCGCCGTCCCCGCCTCGTCCTCTTCCAGCTCCCACCTGATGGCACCGTACAAGTACTCTCAGGCCGTGGTGGTGTCCGCCAACGGAGGCTGCCGAGTTGTGGCCCACTGCGAAGCGCTCAACTGCCTGCTGGTCTCGCAGCCCTCGGCGCGCGCCGTGCTCCTGCCCG GCTGGGGCGTGAAGAAGGTGAGCCTGCACAACTCCAGGCACAGCCAGTACATTCCCATCCACAGCGCGCACATCCGAGCCTTGAGCTTCAACCGGCAGAACGACGGGCTGCTGCTATCCGCCTCGCTGGACAGCACCCTCAAGATCACCAG CATGCCGAGCAACGCGGTGGTGCAGACGTACAACGCGGGCAAGCCGGTGtggagctgctgctggtgcttggACAAGCCCAACTACGTCTACGCGGGCCTCAACAACGGCTCGGTACTGCTCTACGACATCAGAGACACCAGCACCCACGTGCAGGAGCTCCAGCCGCTGCGCTCTCG GGCCCCGGTGGTGTCGCTGTGCTACGTCCCCCGCGCGGCGTCCAGCGCCTTCCCGTGCGGCGGGCTCATCGCCGGCACGCTGGAGGGCGGCGTCTTCTGGGAGCAGCTGGACGACAACACGTACAAGCCGCACAGTCTGCCGCTGGAGGCGGGAGGTTGCACCGGCATCCAGGTGGAGACGGAGAGCCGACATTGCCTGGTCACGTACCGAGCCG GCCGCCTCAACCCGATGGTGCGCTGCGTCCTGATGGCGCTGACCCGGACGCCGCAGCAGGACGCTGGCGAGCCGCCCGGCTGCTCCTGCTCACCCGTGCAGACCTTCAGCGTGGGCCCGTGCTGCAAACTGCTCACCAAGAACGCCATCTTTCCCGGCCCGCACGGAAGCGGAGCGCTGGTGTGCGCTGGAAACGAGGCCACGCGATGCACCATG GTGTGGGAGGCGTCCAGCGGCGCTCTTCTCCAGAAGATTCCTTCCGACCTGCCCGTGCTAGACATCTCGCCGTTTGCCGTCAACGGCGAGCACTTCCTGGGCACGCTGACGGAGAAGATAGTCAAGCTCTACAAGTGGAAGTGA
- the rfwd3 gene encoding E3 ubiquitin-protein ligase rfwd3.S isoform X1: MELDPLQRSAAAPSIMSDSGSSTEVDEEDDAGGEGEARVAVPLTLPATWAFSQRRAGQGSAATQSSPVRRRLRHAIRVHYSSQTATLPRGFPNFVLRAPAAAAVQPSSSTEASESDEEEPGGVAPAPPAHPRLDGPGENAPPDAAADGQREGGDDGAPAAQPPPAVPTFQSEEGDGNTCSICFEAWTAVGDHRVAALRCGHLFGFTCIQKWLASQRAAAKCPQCNKKAKRSDIVMLYTPKLKAVDNSHHESLKRALEEEQSRRRKAELESAQCKLKLQMITTKYGQAQQELQEIRAQMAQGGGATAASAAVPASSSSSSHLMAPYKYSQAVVVSANGGCRVVAHCEALNCLLVSQPSARAVLLPGWGVKKVSLHNSRHSQYIPIHSAHIRALSFNRQNDGLLLSASLDSTLKITSMPSNAVVQTYNAGKPVWSCCWCLDKPNYVYAGLNNGSVLLYDIRDTSTHVQELQPLRSRAPVVSLCYVPRAASSAFPCGGLIAGTLEGGVFWEQLDDNTYKPHSLPLEAGGCTGIQVETESRHCLVTYRAGRLNPMVRCVLMALTRTPQQDAGEPPGCSCSPVQTFSVGPCCKLLTKNAIFPGPHGSGALVCAGNEATRCTMVWEASSGALLQKIPSDLPVLDISPFAVNGEHFLGTLTEKIVKLYKWK, encoded by the exons ATGGAGTTGGACCCCCTCCAGCGCAGCGCCGCCGCTCCCTCCATCATGTCCGACTCTGGCAGCAGCACGGAAGTGGACGAGGAAGACGACGCGGGTGGCGAGGGGGAGGCCCGAGTGGCGGTCCCGCTCACACTTCCAGCCACCTGGGCCTTCAGTCAGAGGAGGGCGGGCCAAGGGAGCGCCGCTACACAGTCGTCGCCCGTGCGGAGGCGGCTTCG GCACGCCATCCGGGTGCACTACTCCAGCCAGACGGCCACGCTCCCTAGAGGCTTCCCCAACTTTGTGCTGCGAgcacccgccgccgccgccgtccagCCCTCCAGCAGCACCGAGGCGAGCGAGTCTGACGAAGAAGAGCCCGGCGGGGTGGCCCCGGCCCCTCCGGCTCACCCGCGTCTCGACGGCCCTGGTGAGAATGCGCCCCCCGATGCCG CCGCAGACGGCCAGAGAGAAGGAGGAGACGACGGAGCTCCCGCAGCACAG CCGCCCCCCGCCGTGCCAACGTTCCAAAGCGAGGAGGGCGACGGCAACACGTGCAGCATCTGCTTCGAGGCCTGGACGGCGGTGGGTGACCACCGCGTGGCCGCCCTGCGCTGCGGACATCTCTTTGGCTTCACCTGCATCCAGAAGTGGTTGGCCTCGCAGCGCGCCGCCGCCAAATGTCCGCAG TGCAACAAGAAGGCCAAGCGCTCAGATATCGTGATGCTCTACACGCCCAAGTTGAAAGCCGTGGACAACAGCCACCACGAGAGCCTCAAGAG ggctcttgaGGAGGAGCAGTCTCGACGGAGGAAGGCCGAGTTAGAATCGGCCCAGTGCAAACTCAAGCTTCAGATGATCACCACCAAGTatggtcaagctcaacaggagcTGCAG GAGATCCGAGCTCAGATGGCTCAAGGCGGTGGCGCCACTGCCGCCTCTGCCGCCGTCCCCGCCTCGTCCTCTTCCAGCTCCCACCTGATGGCACCGTACAAGTACTCTCAGGCCGTGGTGGTGTCCGCCAACGGAGGCTGCCGAGTTGTGGCCCACTGCGAAGCGCTCAACTGCCTGCTGGTCTCGCAGCCCTCGGCGCGCGCCGTGCTCCTGCCCG GCTGGGGCGTGAAGAAGGTGAGCCTGCACAACTCCAGGCACAGCCAGTACATTCCCATCCACAGCGCGCACATCCGAGCCTTGAGCTTCAACCGGCAGAACGACGGGCTGCTGCTATCCGCCTCGCTGGACAGCACCCTCAAGATCACCAG CATGCCGAGCAACGCGGTGGTGCAGACGTACAACGCGGGCAAGCCGGTGtggagctgctgctggtgcttggACAAGCCCAACTACGTCTACGCGGGCCTCAACAACGGCTCGGTACTGCTCTACGACATCAGAGACACCAGCACCCACGTGCAGGAGCTCCAGCCGCTGCGCTCTCG GGCCCCGGTGGTGTCGCTGTGCTACGTCCCCCGCGCGGCGTCCAGCGCCTTCCCGTGCGGCGGGCTCATCGCCGGCACGCTGGAGGGCGGCGTCTTCTGGGAGCAGCTGGACGACAACACGTACAAGCCGCACAGTCTGCCGCTGGAGGCGGGAGGTTGCACCGGCATCCAGGTGGAGACGGAGAGCCGACATTGCCTGGTCACGTACCGAGCCG GCCGCCTCAACCCGATGGTGCGCTGCGTCCTGATGGCGCTGACCCGGACGCCGCAGCAGGACGCTGGCGAGCCGCCCGGCTGCTCCTGCTCACCCGTGCAGACCTTCAGCGTGGGCCCGTGCTGCAAACTGCTCACCAAGAACGCCATCTTTCCCGGCCCGCACGGAAGCGGAGCGCTGGTGTGCGCTGGAAACGAGGCCACGCGATGCACCATG GTGTGGGAGGCGTCCAGCGGCGCTCTTCTCCAGAAGATTCCTTCCGACCTGCCCGTGCTAGACATCTCGCCGTTTGCCGTCAACGGCGAGCACTTCCTGGGCACGCTGACGGAGAAGATAGTCAAGCTCTACAAGTGGAAGTGA
- the LOC125970771 gene encoding uncharacterized protein isoform X3, with amino-acid sequence MAELLLGSAEYILGLCGEVYKMVQTAKSNKAMCQQVADRVRTLEKMVRSIKERPDSVSPDVKSALIELARSLKDATELMGKVSKANALVKVLNSSSNESKFQEVGQKLNQDMQVLSMALQLSHGDTLREGLRTIVAEHRATTAQSLAPLRRKPVLRVTQGDQRWGGDEGSGGNKGPGASDGGAAQDSTTLVAKILLSSVNKVKPPDSKVSEEPGAPLAKLPESKAPVPASPTTTSALLEAQGSTSNSSRQSPILLPPSFPEPTLMSPVPMHTVSSMPKSQGAPTHGSMSYSSGQSPIRMPEPTLMSPDPRPMVSPMPMVSPMPMMSPMPTVSPRPMMSPMPMMSPMPMMSPMPMMSPRPMMSPMPMMSPMPMMSPMPMMSAMPMMSPVQTVSPMVPPPVPSFPYSYAPAPAEMSFNSMAMAYQQRANNMMNTVINYNNYNNYNYRNILKLARAFSSAQEDCLDLDL; translated from the exons ATGGCGGAA TTGTTGTTGGGAAGCGCCGAATACATCTTGGGTTTGTGCGGCGAGGTGTACAAAATGGTGCAGACGGCCAAGTCCAACAAGGCCATGTGCCAGCAAGTGGCCGACCGCGTGCGCACCTTGGAGAAGATGGTGCGGAGCATCAAGGAGCGGCCCGACAGCGTCTCGCCCGATGTCAAAAGCGCCCTGATCGAACTGGCCCGCAGTCTGAAGGACGCCACCGAGCTCATGGGCAAAGTTTCCAAAGCCAACGCCTTGGTCAAGGTGTTAAACTCCAGCAGCAACGAGTCCAAGTTCCAGGAAGTCGGTCAGAAGCTGAACCAAGACATGCAGGTGCTGTCCATGGCTCTGCAGCTCAGCCACGGCGACACCCTCAGGGAGGGCCTGAGGACCATCGTGGCGGAACACAGGGCGACCACGGCCCAAAGCCTCGCACCCCTCCGTCGCAAGCCCGTCCTGCGGGTGACCCAAGGCGACCAGCGTTGGGGCGGCGACGAGGGTTCGGGCGGCAACAAGGGTCCAGGCGCCTCGGACGGCGGCGCGGCCCAGGATTCTACGACGCTTGTCGCCAAGATACTATTGTCTTCCGTGAACAAGGTCAAGCCGCCTGATAGCAAAGTGAGCGAGGAGCCCGGTGCAC CTCTGGCCAAATTGCCAGAGAGCAAGGCACCCGTACCAGCGTCACCTACTACCACTAGCGCCTTACTCGAGGCACAGGGTTCCACATCAAACAGCTCCAGGCAGTCACCCATCCTCTTGCCACCCTCCTTTCCGGAACCCACTCTGATGTCACCGGTCCCCATGCACACGGTGTCCTCCATGCCCAAGTCACAGGGCGCCCCGACACACGGTTCCATGTCATACAGCTCCGGGCAGTCACCCATCCGCATGCCAGAACCCACTCTGATGTCACCGGACCCCAGGCCCATGGTGTCCCCCATGCCCATGGTGTCCCCCATGCCCATGATGTCCCCCATGCCCACGGTGTCCCCCAGGCCCATGATGTCCCCCATGCCCATGATGTCCCCCATGCCCATGATGTCCCCCATGCCCATGATGTCCCCCAGGCCCATGATGTCCCCCATGCCCATGATGTCCCCCATGCCCATGATGTCCCCCATGCCCATGATGTCCGCCATGCCCATGATGTCACCCGTCCAGACGGTATCCCCCATGGTGCCCCCCCCCGTCCCCAGCTTCCCCTACTCCTATGCGCCCGCACCCGCTGAGATGAGCTTCAATTCTATGGCGATGGCGTACCAGCAGCGCGCCAACAACATGATGAACACTGTCATAAACTACAACAACTACAACAactacaactatcgaaacatccTCAAGCTGGCACGAGCTTTTTCCTCAGCGCAAGAAGACTGCTTGGATCTAGACCTCTGA
- the LOC125970771 gene encoding RNA-binding protein 12 isoform X1: MEQLVEPILGLCSELNKMGQTAKSNKALCQQVADRVRTLEMMVLSIKQRPDSVSPDVRTALIELTRSLEDATDLMRKLSKTNVVSKVLNSSINESKFQEVGQKLSQDLQVLSMALQISHGDTLREGLRNIMAEHRAIRARSLAPLHHMPVVQVTQANQGPGGAEAPGGDAGSCGGDEGLRALDGGATEDSTALVAKMLLSSMTRVKPLLGMETEEPGTPLAKLPESKAPVPASPTTTSALLEAQGSTSNSSRQSPILLPPSFPEPTLMSPVPMHTVSSMPKSQGAPTHGSMSYSSGQSPIRMPEPTLMSPDPRPMVSPMPMVSPMPMMSPMPTVSPRPMMSPMPMMSPMPMMSPMPMMSPRPMMSPMPMMSPMPMMSPMPMMSAMPMMSPVQTVSPMVPPPVPSFPYSYAPAPAEMSFNSMAMAYQQRANNMMNTVINYNNYNNYNYRNILKLARAFSSAQEDCLDLDL; this comes from the exons ATGGAG CAGTTGGTGGAACCTATCTTGGGTTTGTGCAGCGAGCTGAACAAAATGGGGCAGACGGCCAAGTCCAACAAGGCCCTGTGCCAGCAAGTGGCCGACCGCGTgcgcaccttggagatgatggtGCTGAGCATCAAGCAGCGGCCCGACAGCGTCTCGCCCGATGTCAGAACCGCCCTGATCGAGCTGACCCGCAGTCTGGAGGACGCCACCGACCTCATGAGGAAACTTTCCAAAACCAACGTCGTGTCCAAGGTGTTAAACTCCAGCATCAACGAGTCCAAGTTCCAGGAAGTCGGTCAGAAGCTGAGCCAAGACCTGCAGGTGCTGTCCATGGCTCTGCAGATCAGCCACGGCGACACCCTCAGAGAGGGCCTGAGGAACATCATGGCGGAACACAGGGCGATCAGGGCCCGGAGCCTCGCACCGCTCCATCACATGCCCGTCGTGCAGGTGACCCAAGCCAACCAGGGTCCGGGCGGCGCTGAGGCTCCAGGCGGCGACGCAGgttcgtgcggcggcgacgaggGTCTGAGAGCCTTGGACGGCGGCGCGACCGAAGATTCTACAGCACTTGTTGCCAAGATGCTATTGTCCTCCATGACAAGGGTCAAGCCGCTTCTTGGCATGGAGACCGAGGAGCCCGGTACACCTCTGGCCAAATTGCCAGAGAGCAAGGCACCCGTACCAGCGTCACCTACTACCACTAGCGCCTTACTCGAGGCACAGGGTTCCACATCAAACAGCTCCAGGCAGTCACCCATCCTCTTGCCACCCTCCTTTCCGGAACCCACTCTGATGTCACCGGTCCCCATGCACACGGTGTCCTCCATGCCCAAGTCACAGGGCGCCCCGACACACGGTTCCATGTCATACAGCTCCGGGCAGTCACCCATCCGCATGCCAGAACCCACTCTGATGTCACCGGACCCCAGGCCCATGGTGTCCCCCATGCCCATGGTGTCCCCCATGCCCATGATGTCCCCCATGCCCACGGTGTCCCCCAGGCCCATGATGTCCCCCATGCCCATGATGTCCCCCATGCCCATGATGTCCCCCATGCCCATGATGTCCCCCAGGCCCATGATGTCCCCCATGCCCATGATGTCCCCCATGCCCATGATGTCCCCCATGCCCATGATGTCCGCCATGCCCATGATGTCACCCGTCCAGACGGTATCCCCCATGGTGCCCCCCCCCGTCCCCAGCTTCCCCTACTCCTATGCGCCCGCACCCGCTGAGATGAGCTTCAATTCTATGGCGATGGCGTACCAGCAGCGCGCCAACAACATGATGAACACTGTCATAAACTACAACAACTACAACAactacaactatcgaaacatccTCAAGCTGGCACGAGCTTTTTCCTCAGCGCAAGAAGACTGCTTGGATCTAGACCTCTGA
- the tmed6 gene encoding transmembrane emp24 domain-containing protein 6 produces the protein MMRHALGWFLVALFWGSGARGGPLSSLRPNMADQELFWGADQYDFSVVLPGAGMDCFWHFAHHGEKFYLNFMVQWVTGVGHDRHLSVTVNAPGGLLLSTVDDANGQIDLDASETGFYQMCFSNFHNRFGSMQVSLSFGVYYDHAPSKQQQQLQDNAKKLNDTLSIIEASARRVENAAFHMFRHYNAGRMRRGADDFLLASKRRRVGHCSAALALLIVLAGYLQLRFLKSLFAERRHGDGEPRAC, from the exons ATGATGCGGCACGCGCTCGGCTGGTTCCTGGTGGCCTTGTTTTGGGGCTCGGGGGCCCGCGGGGGACCCCTGAGCAGCCTCCGACCCAACATGGCGGACCAGGAGCTGTTCTGGGGCGCCGACCAGTACGACTTCTCGGTGGTTCTGCCCGGCGCCGGGATGGACTGCTTCTGGCACTTTGCTCACCACGGGGAGAAGTTCTACCTCAACTTCATG GTGCAGTGGGTGACGGGCGTGGGCCACGACCGCCACCTCTCCGTTACCGTCAACGCTCCCGGCGGCCTCCTGCTTTCCACCGtggacgacgccaatgggcaaaTTGACTTGGACGCCAGCGAGACCG GTTTCTACCAGATGTGTTTCAGCAACTTCCACAACCGCTTCGGCAGCATGCAGGTGTCCCTCAGCTTTGGCGTTTACTACGATCACGCGCCctccaaacaacaacaacaactacaaGACAACGCCAAGAAGCTCAATGACACGCTGAGCATCATCGAG GCGTCGGCCCGGCGCGTGGAGAACGCCGCCTTCCACATGTTCCGCCACTACAACGCGGGACGCATGCGCCGCGGCGCCGACGACTTCCTGCTAGCGTCCAAGCGGCGGCGCGTGGGCCACTGCTCGGCCGCCCTGGCCCTTCTCATCGTGCTGGCCGGGTATCTGCAGCTGCGCTTCCTCAAGAGCCTCTTCGCGGAGCGCCGCCACGGCGACGGCGAGCCGCGCGCATGCTGA